ggtactgtTTTATCAGTACTTCAAATTCGAACATACTCCTTGTGTCACAtcctgtttttcgcctactatataggaAAGAAGTGTGctatttcggatgcagccaaagtgtttacatgcctgtttattgcgattaaatgaaatagtaaatattCCGcgcaatttagcaaatcgagggaacgaaatagtaaatcatccATGCGATTTatcaaattgagggaacaaaatagtaaattgtgcacacaatttagtaaatcggggaacaaattagtaaatcgtgtgcacaatttacttttCTTTACTTGCGTGCCATGTGCGGCGCTCCATTGTATTGTAAAAAAGCGCTTTATaatgtgacttgacttaaaTATAAACTTGACCTAAAAGGGAATTTGATGACCAGAACGTTTAAGCatttgcttttcttttgttgttgttgacgTTCACTAATGTCTTTTTACTTCCACAGCACGTCGTGTGACTGCAGTTGAGGCAACACCATCTTACATTAAGACCAGCAAGACCTTGCAGTGCTCCATTTGTGATCAGTTCAAGAAGACTCTGGTGAAAAGCAGCGGATCTCCTCGTCTGCTGGCTGTGACGCTGAGAGACGGCACCAGCCAATTCAAAGGTAAATCTCAacactcttattaaaaaactggagttcttgactcaatttatgccaaaaatgttctttataagGAGAGgcgtttttttgttgttgttttttttaaagttatatttatggactttttgtgcctttattcggagaggacagtagagagcagacaggaaagCATTGGGTGGAGAGAGGGGGGCAGGATCGGCAAAGGACCTCGAGACGGGAATCGAACTCGGGTCGCCGTGAACGCATTTGTGCCATATGTCGGCGCACTAACCACTAGGCTTGTTTTAGTGGGTTATTTCAGGGGTTTtttagtgataaagtatgtttatgagcTGTTAAATtcataaatccataaaatgatggAAACCCTTAAAAGAATCACCTGACAGAActctttaaggttctatatagaacatgTGCGTTCACATTTAAATACAACTTCAGAAATATCCTTTTGACGTTTCTCTCTTAAcctatactttttttctttttcttttttcagttcgATTCAATCTGTCCATGTATGCATCACCGAGTGCCACCCCGAATGCATCCCAGCCTGTGTGTCTGAACATTTCCAAGAGTAATCTCTACCTTGCTTGTACCAAGTCGGATGGTTCTTCCCCTCACCTGGTCTTGAAGGTTTGTTCAGCACACCAAGTTCCACAACCTTCCCCCAATTTTTCACCCACATTGTAAAGTAAGGATCTAATCACCTTTTTCTTATTTCAGGAGGTCACTGAAACTCTCAACACCATTAAAGCTGGTGACCAACATGACAACCTCCTGTTCTTCAGGAAAGAGACCGGTGTGGCTAATAACACTTTTGAATCCGTTAAATATCCTGGATGGTTTATTAGCACGGCTTATGAGGATATGGAGCAGGTGGAAATGATCCAGGTGCCAAGTAGCCGAATCACAGACTTCACACTGGAGGAGAAACAAGTGATCCGGAGTTAAGAATCAAATTTGATTTCCTAAATATTTCCAGAGAGTATGTACCAAGTACAGTGTATATTCTGGATTTATTCATTATTCCAAACCTTTTAAAACTTGATGTGTACAGGCAGCTGTTAGACTCCTGCATATCTTGGGCTTCTGGGTGTTTTTTTTGCAATATGTGAGGATATTATTGTGGTGATGGTAAATTCacattgaattttttttcaaaatattcatgtttttCTATATCCAtaatttgtaacaatatttaatatttattttctaaattattttatttattttttaaatcaaacttGTTTTGCTCTTGATTGTGTTATGAAATAAACATATGAAATAACCATTACATGTTGTCGAGTTGATCAGATCTTCAGACCTAGAGTGCTTCATTTGAATTTGGGACGTCTCCACCtaaattttcaacatttaaaaaaaaaaaactaaaaaaacataAAGGTTGATAATTTGCTTCCTTATGAACATATGGGGAAATGTATCAAAGATGTTGTTTTTCCAAGCACACATTTTAATCACACTTAAAAAATATAGgggatatacagtatctcacagaagtgagtacacccctcacatttttgtaaatattttattgtatcttttcatgtgacaacactgaagaaatgacactttgctacaatgtaaagtagtgagtgtacagcttgtataacagtgtaaatttgctgtccttTCAagataactcaacacacagccattaatgtctaaaccgctggccacaagtgaaaatgtccaaattgggcccaaagtgtcaaattttgtgtggccaccattattttccagcactgccttaaccctcttgggcatggagttcaccagagcttcacaggttgccaatggagtcctcttccactcctccatgacgacatcacggagctggtggatgttagtgACCTTGcgctttagcaaggcagtggtcatcttggaggtgtgtttggggtcgttatcatgttaaAATACTGGCCTgcagcccagtctccgaagggagtgGATCATgctcacagtacatgttggcatttatggttccctcaatgaactgtagctccccagtgccggcagcactcatgcagccccagaccatgacactcccaccaacATGCTCGACTGTAGGCAAggcacacttgtctttgtactcctcatcTGGTTGTCGCCACAcatgcttgacaccatctgaaccaaataagtttatcttggtctcatcagaccacaggacatggttccagtaattcatgtcCTTAGtatgcttgtcttcagcaaagactgtttgcaggctttcttgtgcatcatctttagaagaggtttccttctgggacgacagccatgcagaccaatttgatgcagtgtgcggcgtatggtctgagcactgacaggctgacccccaccccttcaacctctgcacaacctctggatatgaccctgagcacgtgcactcaacttctttggtcgaccatgcgaggcctgttctgagtggaacctgtcctgttaaactgctgtatggtcttggtcgccgtgctgcagctcagtttcagggtcttggcaatcttcttatagcctacgccatctttatgtagagcaacaattcttattttcagatcctcagagagttctttgccatgaggtgccatgttgaacttccagtgaccagtatgagagagtgagagcgataacaccaaatttaacacacctgctccccattcacacctgagacctagtaacactaatgagtcacatgacaccggggagagaaaatggctaattgggcccaatttggacatttttacttagaggtatactcacttttgtggccagtggtttagacattaatggctgtttgTTGAGTTATCTTGAaaggacagcaaatttacactgttatacaagctggaAAAacgggcaagcgtaaggatttgagcgagtttgacaagggccaaattgtgaaggctagacgactgggtcagagcatctccaaaactgcagctcttgtggggtgttcctggtctgcagtggtcagtatctatcaaaagtggtccaaggaaggaacagtggtgaaccgacGACAGGGTCAcgggtggccaaggctcattgatgcacgtggggagcgaaggctggcccgtgtggtccgatccaacagacgagctactgtagctcaaattgctaaagaagttaatgctggttctgatagaaaggtgtcagaatacacagtgtatagcagtttgttgcgtatggtgctgcatagccgcagaccagtcagggtgaccatgctgacccctgtccaccacagaaagcgccaacagtgggcacgtgagcatcagaactggacctcggagcaatggaagaaggtggcctggtctgatgaatcatgttttcttttacatcacgtggatggccgggtgtgtgtgcgtcacttacctggggaaca
The DNA window shown above is from Ctenopharyngodon idella isolate HZGC_01 chromosome 10, HZGC01, whole genome shotgun sequence and carries:
- the il1b gene encoding interleukin-1 beta isoform X1; this translates as MACERYEKTLASDDACETDSAIYSDSADSDEMDCSDLPAMSCRCNMHEGIKLEMWRHSTSMKQVVNIIIALERMKNIKPKSSEFGEEEVLNIIMENVIQARRVTAVEATPSYIKTSKTLQCSICDQFKKTLVKSSGSPRLLAVTLRDGTSQFKVRFNLSMYASPSATPNASQPVCLNISKSNLYLACTKSDGSSPHLVLKEVTETLNTIKAGDQHDNLLFFRKETGVANNTFESVKYPGWFISTAYEDMEQVEMIQVPSSRITDFTLEEKQVIRS